In one Haloplanus salinus genomic region, the following are encoded:
- a CDS encoding archaellin/type IV pilin N-terminal domain-containing protein → MFEERTDRGQVGIGTLIVFIAMVLVAAIAAGVLINTAGFLQTQSEQTGQQSSAQVTDRLEPVSKTGNVSVYNSTNESVSGSSTTIVPESSANLSKENQSLAVNEISMVVQKSPGASDINVSATTFEFVGPDGTDRYAFTNETVVNKTDSTGPDDRTRTLQDDDDSLNESQGSGLILNSRSDRLVVSLDLVKAVNSGFVNGPLEPGDTATIRVNTESGATSIIRIQVPQSLSGEESVEL, encoded by the coding sequence ATGTTCGAAGAACGAACGGACAGGGGGCAGGTCGGTATTGGGACGCTCATCGTGTTCATCGCGATGGTCCTGGTCGCGGCGATCGCGGCTGGCGTCCTCATCAATACCGCCGGCTTCCTCCAGACGCAGTCAGAACAGACCGGTCAACAGAGCAGTGCACAGGTGACGGATCGGCTCGAACCCGTCTCGAAGACCGGGAACGTCTCCGTGTACAACAGCACCAACGAGTCGGTGTCGGGGAGTAGCACGACGATCGTGCCCGAGTCTTCAGCGAACCTCTCGAAGGAGAACCAGTCGCTCGCGGTGAACGAGATATCGATGGTGGTCCAGAAGTCACCGGGTGCGAGCGACATCAACGTGAGCGCCACCACGTTCGAGTTCGTCGGGCCGGACGGCACCGACCGTTACGCGTTCACCAACGAGACAGTCGTCAACAAGACCGACTCGACCGGACCGGACGACCGGACCCGGACGCTCCAGGACGACGACGACTCGCTCAACGAGAGCCAAGGCAGCGGCCTGATCCTGAACAGCCGGTCCGACCGGCTGGTCGTGTCGCTCGACCTCGTCAAAGCCGTCAACAGTGGGTTCGTCAACGGGCCGCTAGAACCCGGCGACACCGCGACCATCCGCGTCAACACCGAATCCGGCGCGACGAGCATCATCCGCATCCAAGTGCCCCAGTCACTGTCCGGCGAGGAATCCGTCGAGCTGTAA
- a CDS encoding DUF7521 family protein codes for MLVVEYLYVAATAVLVVSGLTMVGMAIRAYLQTSRRAMIHVSLGFGLIAAAAIATAISAFVTNFEGVRSLLLVNNGLSSLGFILVVYSLIIYN; via the coding sequence ATGCTCGTCGTCGAATATCTGTATGTAGCCGCCACGGCCGTGCTAGTCGTCTCCGGGCTGACGATGGTCGGTATGGCGATCAGGGCGTACCTCCAAACTTCCCGCCGGGCGATGATCCACGTCTCGCTCGGATTCGGCCTCATCGCCGCCGCCGCCATCGCGACGGCAATCAGCGCGTTCGTCACGAACTTCGAGGGCGTCCGGTCGCTCCTACTGGTCAATAACGGCCTCTCGTCGCTGGGATTCATCCTCGTCGTCTACAGCCTCATCATCTACAACTGA
- a CDS encoding winged helix-turn-helix domain-containing protein, with translation MDGIEMLRVLGNEYNPQILSFAHEPRSAQELSDELDVPIATCYRRIEELQDADLLEHHDRVLSDERRRVNVYRRNIEEVVVRFSEGGVSVEVEERRQVKNQIDEVWRTLSSE, from the coding sequence ATGGATGGGATCGAGATGCTTCGGGTTCTGGGCAACGAGTACAACCCGCAGATACTGAGCTTCGCCCACGAACCACGGTCGGCCCAGGAACTCAGCGACGAACTCGACGTACCGATCGCCACCTGCTACCGTCGGATCGAGGAACTGCAGGATGCGGACCTGCTCGAACACCACGACCGGGTGTTGTCCGACGAGCGGCGGCGGGTCAACGTCTACCGTCGAAACATCGAGGAGGTCGTCGTGCGCTTCAGCGAGGGGGGCGTCTCCGTCGAGGTGGAGGAGCGCCGACAGGTCAAAAACCAGATCGACGAGGTCTGGCGAACGCTCTCCTCGGAGTGA
- a CDS encoding RAD55 family ATPase, with the protein MTELTRTGIEGLDSILGGGIVDNATVLISGNPGTGKSILGLQYIYNGVREFDEKGIYLSFEENREDIAQAAESIGFDDWRELVEEDEILIYDKQELLRHNDFNDTLELLLEEFEEMEYERLVLDSLTMFELFFEDEQEKRTYLLKFSDILKANGLTSLLIAEQSAVFPEQDIGLENFLTDGNIYVIQTPTESGVNRYIWVAKMRKQDIETDIFPMDITDGGITVHERAAGFSMMGQRDGPFPGE; encoded by the coding sequence ATGACTGAGCTCACACGCACCGGCATCGAGGGACTCGATTCGATCCTCGGTGGGGGTATCGTCGACAACGCGACCGTCTTGATCAGCGGAAACCCCGGTACCGGGAAGAGCATTCTCGGGTTGCAGTATATTTACAACGGCGTTCGGGAGTTCGACGAGAAGGGAATCTACCTCTCCTTCGAGGAGAATCGAGAGGACATCGCCCAGGCAGCCGAATCCATCGGCTTCGACGACTGGCGCGAACTGGTCGAAGAAGACGAGATACTCATCTACGACAAGCAGGAACTGCTCCGCCACAACGATTTCAACGACACGCTGGAACTGTTGTTGGAGGAGTTCGAGGAGATGGAGTACGAACGGCTCGTCCTCGACTCGCTGACGATGTTCGAACTGTTCTTTGAGGACGAACAGGAGAAACGGACGTATCTGCTCAAATTCTCGGACATTCTGAAGGCCAACGGACTGACTTCGCTGCTCATCGCGGAGCAGTCGGCCGTCTTCCCGGAGCAGGACATCGGCCTCGAAAACTTCCTCACCGACGGAAACATCTATGTGATCCAGACGCCGACCGAATCCGGTGTCAACCGGTACATTTGGGTCGCGAAGATGCGAAAACAGGACATCGAGACGGACATCTTCCCCATGGACATCACCGACGGGGGGATCACCGTCCACGAACGCGCCGCCGGCTTCTCGATGATGGGCCAGCGCGACGGCCCGTTCCCCGGCGAGTGA
- a CDS encoding RAD55 family ATPase: MRLSTGVDGFDELVDGGLLRNRLYILSGPPGSGKTTFSSQFVTEGARVGEKCLFLSMHETEAELTHDMGAYDFGFEKAAQSGNFQFRNVFDSNAKRLLKGPGGNDFSTGVKNMTNRLVGFINSREIDRLVIDSTMILQYFYPDNHEAFVQFLTSLKRVDATTILISEMTDPTSYADEHYLAHGVVFMHNYMEGDGMRRGVQIIKMRGTDIDSDIYPVDFDDDGLHVRPKRKVEA, encoded by the coding sequence ATGAGGCTTTCCACCGGGGTGGACGGTTTCGACGAACTCGTCGACGGGGGACTCCTCCGGAATCGGCTGTACATTCTCAGTGGCCCTCCGGGCAGCGGGAAGACGACCTTCTCCTCGCAGTTCGTCACGGAAGGGGCGCGGGTGGGCGAAAAATGCCTCTTTCTGAGCATGCACGAGACGGAAGCCGAGTTGACCCACGACATGGGCGCTTACGACTTCGGCTTCGAGAAGGCTGCGCAGTCGGGGAACTTCCAGTTCAGGAACGTCTTCGACTCGAACGCCAAGCGACTGTTGAAAGGCCCCGGCGGCAACGACTTCTCCACCGGCGTCAAGAACATGACAAACCGGCTAGTGGGGTTTATCAACTCCCGGGAGATCGACCGTTTAGTCATCGACTCCACGATGATCCTGCAGTACTTTTACCCCGACAATCACGAGGCGTTCGTCCAGTTTCTCACCTCGCTCAAACGCGTCGACGCGACGACCATCCTGATCTCGGAGATGACCGATCCGACGTCATACGCGGACGAACACTACCTCGCCCACGGCGTCGTCTTCATGCACAACTACATGGAGGGCGACGGGATGCGGCGCGGCGTCCAGATCATCAAGATGCGCGGAACGGACATCGACAGCGACATCTACCCCGTCGACTTCGACGACGACGGCCTGCACGTCCGCCCCAAGCGCAAAGTCGAGGCCTGA
- a CDS encoding chemotaxis protein CheW, whose protein sequence is MTDPTAQSDASADAPELDEEMIAAVEGIDTSDAAASVAAAIDDVAEEGERATPDDPSAGTGDDDETVSVLEFVLGDERYCLDITFIEQIVERGAVTRIPNAPAFVEGVIDLRGDITTVIDPMETLATDSEGAGELIVVFDSARMDDEWSVGWAVDGVRRVSTVSLSAVKESPVDEPWINGVVKREDDGEFVIWTEPGELMRADGDEAA, encoded by the coding sequence ATGACCGATCCGACCGCGCAGTCGGACGCTAGCGCCGACGCGCCGGAGCTGGACGAGGAGATGATCGCAGCCGTCGAGGGCATCGACACGTCCGACGCCGCGGCGTCCGTCGCGGCCGCCATCGACGACGTCGCAGAGGAGGGAGAGAGAGCGACCCCCGACGACCCGTCGGCCGGCACCGGCGACGACGACGAGACCGTCTCGGTCCTGGAGTTCGTCCTCGGTGACGAGCGGTACTGCCTCGATATCACCTTCATCGAACAGATCGTCGAACGGGGGGCAGTCACGCGAATCCCCAACGCCCCGGCGTTCGTCGAGGGCGTCATCGACCTCCGGGGCGACATCACGACGGTCATCGACCCGATGGAGACGCTGGCGACCGACAGCGAGGGCGCGGGCGAACTGATCGTCGTCTTCGACTCGGCGCGGATGGACGACGAGTGGAGCGTCGGGTGGGCCGTCGACGGCGTCCGGCGCGTCTCGACCGTCTCGCTCTCGGCGGTCAAGGAGTCCCCGGTCGACGAACCGTGGATCAACGGTGTGGTCAAACGCGAGGACGACGGCGAGTTCGTCATCTGGACGGAACCCGGGGAGTTGATGCGAGCGGACGGCGACGAGGCGGCGTAA
- a CDS encoding efflux RND transporter permease subunit, translated as MPSVDAQRIVDVLDAWIVDRPARVVLAFLVVSGLFVVGLGGGGTDSGTDQFTEDVPAEQALQDVTDNFERITFGADSGSTQLIQEATNVLAKPALVRMLEAQSRLTDDPALHVSATSSVARSVARTLDPSADSIDDEIRAVERSTPGEIDRAVRTTVARNPGLRALLSEDYNARSASASATIGTVTHRLPGGGSDGPGTSGESPLTAIQLQAEYVVDSVGGDITVFGSGITSEELGNVINDSLGLVVPAAVALILLFLIVAYRDPLDLLLGLVALAMTMLWTFGFMGLAGIAFSQLLVAIPPLLLAVGIDFGIHAINRYREEHVGDASVGDAMRVTTDQLLIAFFIVTGTTVLGFAANLSSGLSSIRELGIVAAVGIVFTALVFGIFLPATKVLIDRWRERLGAPEFGSAALGAERSLLGRILPIGVHVARVAPRAFLVVVLVSTAVLGQYGAGVDSRFTQDDFLPPEEPPAYLDYVPEPFRPGEYTVTQTTNFLERNFQTGEEDTTTVYVEGPLHRDDALESMWQAGADPPPSFVADGGHARETSIVTVIRAHAARDPAFAALVARNDRNDNGIPDDDLRTIYAALLDSPARDRALDYITDDYTSARIEYAVEADASQAAVTDDTRVVADRMRFEATATGGVIVLKAVSDVIGASAFRSLVIALVAAAGFLVLIYGLLEGRPSLGLVNVLPIALTVAALASTMRFLDIPFNVLTGTSLSIAIGLGIDYSAHLLHRFVEEYDGATDVDAALLSTVRGTGGALTGSMLTTVSGLGVLWLAISPILGQFGLLIALSVLYSYLASILVLPTTLVLWDRYVASGAGRSRPEAAPLD; from the coding sequence GTGCCCTCCGTCGACGCACAGCGCATCGTCGACGTCCTCGACGCGTGGATCGTCGACCGCCCCGCGCGGGTGGTGCTCGCGTTCCTCGTCGTGTCGGGACTCTTCGTCGTCGGCCTCGGTGGCGGCGGAACCGACTCCGGAACCGACCAGTTTACCGAGGACGTGCCCGCGGAGCAGGCGCTCCAGGACGTCACCGACAACTTCGAGCGGATCACGTTCGGCGCCGACAGCGGGTCGACACAGCTGATCCAGGAGGCCACGAACGTCCTCGCCAAGCCCGCCCTGGTGCGGATGCTCGAGGCCCAGTCGCGGCTCACCGACGATCCGGCGCTCCACGTGTCGGCGACGTCGAGCGTCGCGCGGTCGGTCGCGCGAACCCTCGACCCGTCGGCCGACTCCATCGACGACGAAATCCGCGCCGTCGAGCGGTCCACCCCCGGCGAAATCGATCGCGCGGTGCGGACGACCGTCGCGCGGAACCCCGGGCTCCGTGCCTTGCTCAGCGAGGACTACAACGCCCGGTCGGCGTCGGCGTCGGCCACCATCGGCACGGTCACCCATCGCCTCCCCGGCGGCGGGAGCGACGGCCCGGGGACCAGCGGCGAGAGCCCGCTCACGGCTATCCAGCTCCAAGCCGAGTACGTCGTCGACTCCGTCGGCGGCGACATTACCGTCTTCGGGAGCGGCATCACGAGCGAGGAACTCGGCAACGTGATCAACGACTCGCTCGGACTGGTGGTTCCGGCCGCCGTCGCGCTCATTCTGCTCTTTCTGATCGTCGCGTACCGCGACCCCCTCGATCTGTTGCTCGGCCTCGTCGCGCTCGCGATGACGATGCTCTGGACGTTCGGGTTCATGGGGTTGGCGGGTATCGCCTTCTCCCAACTGCTCGTCGCCATCCCGCCGCTCCTGCTTGCGGTCGGCATCGACTTCGGTATCCACGCGATCAACCGCTATCGTGAGGAGCACGTCGGCGACGCGAGCGTCGGCGACGCGATGCGTGTCACCACCGACCAACTGCTGATCGCCTTCTTCATCGTCACCGGGACGACGGTGCTCGGCTTTGCGGCCAACCTGAGCAGCGGCCTGAGCTCGATCCGCGAACTCGGCATCGTCGCCGCGGTGGGCATCGTCTTCACCGCCCTCGTCTTCGGCATCTTCCTGCCTGCGACGAAGGTGCTCATCGACCGCTGGCGCGAGCGCCTCGGTGCGCCGGAGTTCGGCTCGGCGGCGCTCGGGGCCGAGCGCTCGCTGCTCGGTCGAATCCTGCCGATCGGCGTCCACGTCGCTCGCGTCGCTCCTCGGGCGTTTCTCGTCGTCGTCCTCGTCTCCACGGCCGTCCTTGGCCAGTACGGCGCCGGCGTCGACAGCCGCTTCACGCAGGACGACTTCCTCCCGCCCGAGGAGCCGCCAGCCTACCTCGACTACGTGCCGGAGCCGTTCCGTCCCGGGGAGTATACGGTCACGCAGACGACGAATTTCCTCGAACGCAACTTCCAGACGGGCGAGGAGGATACGACCACGGTGTACGTCGAGGGACCGTTACACCGTGACGACGCCCTCGAATCCATGTGGCAGGCGGGCGCGGACCCCCCACCGAGTTTCGTCGCCGACGGCGGCCACGCCCGTGAGACGAGCATCGTCACCGTCATTCGCGCCCACGCCGCACGGGACCCCGCGTTCGCGGCGCTGGTCGCACGCAACGACCGGAACGACAACGGCATCCCCGACGACGACCTTCGTACCATTTACGCCGCCCTCCTCGACTCCCCGGCCCGGGACCGGGCGCTCGACTACATCACCGACGACTACACCAGCGCCCGGATCGAATACGCCGTGGAGGCGGACGCGTCCCAGGCGGCCGTCACCGACGACACCCGCGTCGTCGCCGACCGGATGCGCTTCGAGGCGACGGCGACCGGCGGCGTCATCGTCCTGAAGGCCGTCTCCGACGTGATCGGCGCGTCGGCGTTCCGGAGCCTCGTCATCGCCCTCGTCGCCGCCGCGGGCTTTCTCGTCCTCATCTACGGCTTACTGGAGGGGCGGCCGTCGCTCGGCCTCGTCAACGTCCTGCCCATCGCGCTCACCGTCGCGGCGCTGGCGTCGACGATGCGCTTTCTCGACATCCCGTTCAACGTCCTGACAGGGACGAGTCTCTCCATCGCCATCGGCCTCGGAATCGACTATTCGGCGCACCTCCTCCACCGGTTCGTCGAGGAGTACGACGGCGCGACGGACGTAGACGCCGCCTTGCTCTCGACGGTCCGCGGCACCGGCGGGGCGCTCACCGGGAGCATGCTGACCACCGTCTCCGGCCTCGGCGTACTCTGGTTGGCCATCTCGCCCATACTCGGCCAGTTCGGCCTCCTCATCGCCTTGAGCGTGCTCTACTCGTATCTCGCCTCGATCCTGGTTCTCCCTACGACGCTCGTTCTCTGGGATCGCTACGTCGCTTCGGGGGCCGGTCGGTCGCGTCCCGAGGCGGCACCGCTCGACTGA
- a CDS encoding COG1361 S-layer family protein: MHSTHRSILLVVLVVFATVAATGVAAGQSSSGTVIGRPTVDVFTSTTEVEPGTRTDLDLVVSNDGRLNRGGPAEYEQRVTTARGLTVDVDAGDTPFEVNTGTVAVGEAPRGTTAVDPISITVPEDVDPGRYRIPVTVSYSYTVSVEYSAVGAPDYNDLTSEERRYITLRVRDQPQFDVVESTSTTQIGDTGTVTVTLANDGTRTARDASVALSSSTDELTFGSESTRSTGYVGAWEPGTNATVAYTVTFDDDAALRNYSLSATVEYEDTDGIARTSEPLAVGVRPDREQAFALRDTGATLRVGEDGRFTGTVVNRGPDTARQPVVVFSSSNPNVNVESTEYALETLEPDETGAFAFDVTISDAASATTQQFNVSVRYRNARGDVRLSDPLNERVTVQPQRNRFSVEAVNRTVVAGETTALELRVTNEGDEPLRDVEAKAFVQSPLSSDDDEGLVSALAPGESATFVVGLSASGSALEKTYPVSIDFQYELPDGDTEVSKTYRVPVSVEQREGGGLPFLPLTVGALAVTGVGVGVWYRRNGEHGSD, encoded by the coding sequence ATGCACTCTACACATCGCTCGATACTCCTCGTCGTCCTCGTCGTCTTCGCAACCGTCGCGGCGACCGGCGTCGCTGCCGGCCAGTCCTCTTCGGGCACCGTCATCGGTCGTCCGACCGTCGACGTGTTCACCTCGACGACCGAAGTCGAACCCGGCACTCGGACCGACCTCGACCTCGTCGTCTCGAACGACGGGCGACTGAATCGCGGCGGTCCCGCCGAGTACGAACAGCGCGTCACCACCGCCCGCGGCCTGACCGTCGACGTCGACGCCGGCGATACGCCGTTCGAGGTCAACACCGGGACCGTCGCCGTCGGCGAAGCGCCCCGCGGGACGACTGCCGTCGACCCCATCTCGATCACCGTTCCGGAGGACGTCGACCCCGGCCGCTACCGGATTCCCGTCACCGTCTCGTACAGCTACACCGTCAGCGTCGAGTACAGCGCCGTCGGCGCCCCCGACTACAACGACCTCACGAGCGAGGAGCGGCGCTACATCACCCTCCGGGTCCGCGATCAGCCCCAGTTCGACGTGGTCGAGTCGACGTCGACGACACAGATCGGCGACACCGGTACGGTCACCGTGACGCTCGCGAACGACGGGACGCGGACGGCCCGCGACGCCAGTGTCGCCCTCTCCTCGTCGACCGACGAGCTCACCTTCGGGAGCGAATCGACGAGGTCGACCGGCTACGTCGGCGCTTGGGAACCGGGCACGAACGCGACGGTGGCGTACACCGTCACCTTCGACGACGACGCGGCGCTACGCAACTACAGCCTCTCGGCGACCGTGGAGTACGAGGACACCGACGGCATCGCGCGCACCTCCGAACCGCTCGCGGTCGGCGTCCGCCCCGACCGCGAGCAGGCTTTCGCGCTCCGTGACACCGGGGCGACCCTCCGGGTCGGCGAGGACGGTCGCTTCACCGGCACCGTCGTCAACCGTGGTCCCGACACCGCCCGCCAGCCCGTGGTCGTCTTCAGCTCTTCGAACCCGAACGTCAACGTCGAATCCACCGAATACGCCCTCGAAACCCTCGAACCGGACGAAACGGGGGCGTTCGCGTTCGACGTGACGATCAGCGACGCCGCGAGCGCCACCACCCAGCAGTTCAACGTCTCCGTCCGCTATCGGAACGCGCGCGGCGACGTGCGCCTGAGTGACCCACTCAACGAGCGAGTGACCGTCCAGCCCCAGCGCAACCGGTTCAGCGTCGAGGCGGTCAACCGAACCGTCGTCGCCGGCGAGACGACGGCGCTCGAACTCCGCGTGACCAACGAGGGCGACGAGCCACTCCGCGACGTGGAGGCCAAGGCCTTCGTCCAGTCGCCGCTCAGTAGCGACGACGACGAAGGCCTCGTCTCCGCGCTCGCTCCGGGCGAGTCCGCGACGTTCGTCGTCGGCCTGAGCGCGAGCGGTTCGGCGCTGGAGAAGACCTACCCCGTTTCGATCGACTTCCAGTACGAACTCCCGGACGGCGATACGGAGGTGTCGAAGACGTACCGCGTCCCCGTCTCGGTCGAGCAGCGTGAGGGCGGCGGCCTGCCCTTCCTGCCGCTCACCGTCGGCGCCCTCGCCGTGACGGGGGTCGGGGTGGGTGTCTGGTACCGCCGGAACGGCGAGCACGGATCCGACTGA
- a CDS encoding TetR/AcrR family transcriptional regulator: MNERSVTVAFDDPFGNDTAETRTAIMRATYEALIEHGYENLTIQRIGDEFPKSKSLIYQHYDGKDEVLVELLEFLLDHFETQMPKPDDGSAHARLLAMIEYVLAPEPDAERVALTEVMVELRGQAPHNETFEAYFTANDGRFRRELTDIVERGVEEGVYRSVDADAVAEFLLTSISGGTVRRATAGDAVDLAAVRREIETYLDARLLRDGAA; the protein is encoded by the coding sequence GTGAATGAACGTTCAGTCACTGTGGCCTTCGACGACCCCTTCGGGAACGACACCGCCGAGACGCGAACCGCGATCATGCGGGCGACGTACGAGGCGCTCATCGAGCACGGGTACGAGAACCTCACCATCCAGCGGATCGGCGATGAGTTTCCGAAGAGCAAGTCCCTCATCTACCAGCACTACGACGGCAAAGACGAGGTGCTGGTGGAGCTACTGGAGTTCCTGCTCGATCACTTCGAGACCCAGATGCCGAAACCGGACGACGGGAGCGCCCACGCCCGTCTGCTGGCGATGATCGAGTACGTCCTCGCGCCGGAGCCGGACGCCGAGCGGGTGGCGTTGACGGAGGTGATGGTCGAACTCCGGGGCCAGGCGCCACACAACGAGACGTTCGAGGCGTACTTCACGGCCAACGACGGGCGGTTCCGACGGGAACTCACCGACATCGTGGAGCGCGGGGTCGAAGAGGGCGTCTACCGATCCGTCGACGCCGACGCAGTCGCCGAGTTCCTCTTGACGAGTATCAGCGGCGGCACCGTCAGGCGAGCGACGGCCGGCGACGCCGTGGACCTCGCCGCCGTCCGACGCGAGATCGAGACCTACCTCGACGCGCGACTGCTTCGCGACGGCGCAGCGTAA
- a CDS encoding HalOD1 output domain-containing protein → MSVTGDEHTTAATTPHRLEIDWDRREPVSFAVQTALGDVEGCAPVDLDPLADYVDPDALEALFGGPRAEMATRSLTFEYADYTVTVDGTGHVRIN, encoded by the coding sequence ATGTCCGTAACTGGAGACGAGCACACGACGGCGGCGACGACCCCCCACCGACTCGAAATCGACTGGGATCGGCGCGAGCCGGTCAGCTTCGCGGTACAGACGGCCCTCGGCGACGTCGAGGGCTGTGCGCCGGTCGATCTCGACCCCCTCGCGGACTACGTGGACCCCGACGCGCTCGAAGCCCTCTTCGGCGGTCCGCGCGCCGAGATGGCGACCCGCAGCCTCACGTTCGAGTACGCCGACTACACCGTCACCGTCGACGGTACCGGCCACGTCCGCATCAACTGA
- a CDS encoding ketopantoate reductase family protein: MEVLVFGAGSLGSLLGGLLARAHDVTLVGREPHVSAVQADGLRITGAETLETRPAATTDATGASADLALVTVKAYDTEAAGRALATGDYGAVCSLQNGMGNEDVLADAVRAPVLAGTVTYGAGLVDPGHVEWRGRGTITLGAWRPADDVAAAERVAAALRAADLNVTTTVDVRRRLWEKLAVNAAINPVTALARVGNGALTEEPLAGLARTAAVETAGVARATGVAISDETAADAAATVVRETARNRSSMLQDVTRGRRTEIDAINGYVVDRAAATDRAAPVNRTLAALIGGWERGAGVGPSGDE; the protein is encoded by the coding sequence ATGGAGGTACTCGTCTTCGGCGCCGGGAGCCTCGGTAGCCTTCTGGGCGGACTCCTCGCACGCGCTCACGACGTGACCCTCGTGGGGCGCGAGCCACACGTTTCGGCGGTGCAGGCCGACGGCCTGCGGATCACGGGCGCCGAGACGCTCGAGACCCGGCCGGCAGCGACGACGGACGCGACCGGCGCGAGCGCCGACCTCGCGCTCGTGACGGTGAAAGCCTACGACACCGAGGCGGCGGGGCGGGCGCTCGCGACCGGCGACTACGGCGCCGTCTGCTCCCTCCAGAACGGGATGGGTAACGAGGACGTACTCGCCGACGCCGTCCGCGCTCCCGTTCTCGCCGGGACGGTGACCTACGGGGCGGGACTGGTCGATCCGGGGCACGTCGAGTGGCGGGGGCGGGGAACGATCACGCTCGGGGCGTGGCGGCCGGCCGACGACGTGGCGGCCGCCGAGCGGGTCGCCGCGGCGTTGCGTGCGGCCGACCTCAACGTGACGACGACGGTGGACGTGCGGCGACGGCTCTGGGAGAAGCTGGCGGTCAACGCCGCGATCAACCCCGTAACGGCGCTGGCGCGCGTGGGGAACGGTGCGCTGACCGAGGAACCGCTCGCGGGGCTCGCACGGACGGCGGCGGTCGAGACGGCGGGGGTCGCTCGTGCGACCGGCGTCGCCATATCGGACGAGACGGCCGCCGACGCGGCTGCGACGGTCGTCCGCGAGACGGCGCGGAACCGGTCGTCGATGTTACAGGACGTGACCCGTGGCCGCCGGACCGAAATCGACGCGATCAACGGCTACGTGGTCGACCGGGCGGCGGCGACCGATCGAGCGGCGCCGGTAAATCGGACGCTCGCCGCGCTGATCGGGGGCTGGGAGCGGGGTGCCGGCGTCGGTCCGTCGGGAGACGAGTAG
- the panB gene encoding 3-methyl-2-oxobutanoate hydroxymethyltransferase — protein sequence MPTVQELQRASPAEPLTMLTAYDAPTAAIVDAAGIDVILVGDSMGNAVLGYDSTLPVTMDEVVSHTSAVARAADDALVVGDMPFLSYGTSAETGIENAGRLLKEAGANAVKIESGPHTVELTDRLVDLGIPVMAHLGLTPQRRNQIGGYARQGTTEEAAAEIRDLAAKHEAAGAFSLVLEHVPDELATDVTAALDIPVVGIGAGSETDGQVLVLTDVIGLSESVPPFAEEFGDVRTEMEDAVAAYRDAVEDGSFP from the coding sequence ATGCCAACGGTACAGGAGCTTCAGCGAGCGTCGCCGGCGGAGCCGTTGACGATGCTGACGGCGTACGACGCGCCGACGGCGGCTATCGTCGACGCGGCCGGGATCGACGTGATCCTCGTCGGCGACAGTATGGGCAACGCGGTCCTCGGCTACGACTCGACGCTCCCGGTGACGATGGACGAGGTGGTCAGTCACACCAGCGCGGTGGCGCGGGCGGCGGACGACGCCCTCGTCGTCGGCGACATGCCGTTCCTGAGCTACGGCACGAGCGCGGAGACGGGCATCGAGAACGCGGGGCGGCTGCTCAAGGAGGCGGGCGCCAACGCGGTCAAAATCGAATCCGGCCCGCACACGGTCGAGTTGACCGACCGGCTCGTCGACCTCGGCATCCCGGTGATGGCGCATCTCGGCCTGACGCCACAGCGGCGTAACCAGATCGGCGGCTACGCGCGCCAAGGGACGACCGAGGAGGCAGCCGCGGAGATCCGTGACCTCGCCGCGAAGCACGAGGCTGCGGGCGCGTTCTCGCTCGTATTGGAACACGTCCCCGACGAGTTGGCCACGGACGTGACCGCGGCACTCGACATCCCGGTCGTCGGCATCGGCGCTGGTTCCGAGACGGACGGGCAGGTCCTAGTGTTGACGGACGTGATCGGTCTCTCCGAGTCGGTGCCGCCCTTCGCCGAGGAGTTCGGGGACGTTCGGACGGAGATGGAAGACGCCGTCGCGGCCTACCGCGACGCGGTCGAGGACGGCTCGTTCCCCTAG